In a genomic window of Deinococcus roseus:
- a CDS encoding DUF932 domain-containing protein, with protein MTATTLNPHQPTVIPFTPAVQALGPLTKTPILTDPLYFPVSEAPIDILGKANPDWKAIIRPDTGKVLSVQRKSYQLIKNDEVFPQFEELMKKSLDTEGMYTQDSICYGGGQSMREYHFPQHKIEVRDGDTVTLRLRAVNSYDGASSFGFMFGGFRLICSNGMVIGTKIKELQFRHTRNAEERALADLEKVLNAYQSTAELWKTWTRRSITDDQVLSIITSMPGTNEKIQALILNQYLQETQELGRTLWALFNALTHWSTHAEFSNRTIHAGNQKAIVLKRENVVARTMGSKPFQTIAM; from the coding sequence ATGACCGCAACCACCCTGAACCCCCACCAGCCCACCGTGATCCCCTTCACCCCAGCCGTGCAAGCCCTCGGACCCCTCACCAAGACCCCCATTCTCACAGACCCCCTCTACTTCCCGGTCAGTGAAGCCCCCATAGACATCCTCGGCAAAGCCAACCCCGACTGGAAAGCCATCATCCGACCCGACACCGGAAAAGTGCTTTCCGTGCAACGCAAAAGCTACCAGCTGATCAAAAACGATGAAGTGTTCCCCCAGTTCGAAGAACTGATGAAAAAAAGCCTGGACACCGAAGGCATGTACACCCAGGACAGCATCTGCTACGGCGGAGGGCAATCCATGCGCGAATACCACTTTCCCCAGCACAAAATTGAAGTGCGGGACGGGGACACCGTGACCCTCAGGCTTCGCGCAGTCAACAGTTACGACGGGGCCAGCAGCTTCGGCTTCATGTTCGGAGGCTTCCGCCTGATCTGCAGCAACGGAATGGTGATCGGAACCAAAATCAAAGAGCTGCAATTCCGCCACACCCGCAACGCTGAAGAACGCGCACTTGCCGACCTGGAAAAAGTCCTCAACGCCTACCAGAGCACCGCAGAACTCTGGAAAACCTGGACCCGGCGCAGCATCACCGACGACCAGGTGCTGAGCATCATCACCAGCATGCCCGGCACCAACGAAAAAATTCAGGCCTTGATCCTGAACCAGTACCTGCAAGAAACCCAGGAGCTGGGCCGCACCCTCTGGGCACTGTTCAATGCCCTCACCCACTGGAGCACCCACGCCGAATTCAGCAACCGCACCATTCACGCAGGCAACCAGAAAGCCATCGTGCTGAAACGTGAAAACGTGGTGGCCCGCACCATGGGCAGCAAACCCTTCCAGACCATCGCCATGTGA
- a CDS encoding bifunctional DNA primase/polymerase gives MTQTEPTAKLLKAAQMYVDRGWSVVPVNSGGAYEKGPHYNLVWTGHYIIGQNSKKKPSWKTFQTRQPTAQELQRWFAHTDNAAVALVTGAISGVVVLDFDGEVGRQTLEKLGLEPHVRTGSGGFHVYVRHPGWRVSTTSQDNNEKLRTLYPGMDIRADGGMAVLPPSHNSKGPYKQLRSFNDLCELEEMCPELLEACGMLSKPEVVQAQPREKDTSPAALESNAASLLHNAVRLVRSGQGRNNMGHWLARKLKESGLASDKALRVMEQYTSEVMALTGRGVYSLQEARCSLDSTYSYVPRM, from the coding sequence ATGACACAGACTGAACCCACCGCAAAACTGCTCAAAGCCGCCCAGATGTACGTTGATCGGGGCTGGTCCGTGGTTCCCGTCAACTCAGGTGGAGCCTACGAAAAAGGCCCCCATTACAACCTGGTCTGGACCGGCCATTACATCATCGGTCAGAACTCCAAAAAGAAACCCAGCTGGAAAACCTTCCAGACCCGCCAGCCCACCGCTCAGGAACTTCAGCGCTGGTTTGCCCACACCGACAATGCAGCGGTGGCCCTGGTCACCGGAGCCATCTCGGGCGTGGTGGTGCTGGACTTTGACGGGGAAGTGGGCCGTCAGACCCTGGAAAAACTCGGACTTGAGCCTCATGTCAGAACCGGCAGCGGAGGTTTTCACGTTTACGTGCGTCACCCCGGCTGGAGGGTGTCCACCACCTCCCAGGACAACAACGAAAAACTCAGAACCCTTTACCCCGGAATGGACATCCGCGCCGATGGAGGCATGGCCGTGTTGCCCCCCAGCCACAACAGCAAAGGCCCCTACAAACAACTCCGCAGCTTCAACGACCTTTGCGAACTTGAAGAAATGTGCCCCGAGTTGCTGGAGGCTTGCGGGATGCTCAGCAAGCCCGAAGTTGTGCAGGCCCAGCCCCGCGAGAAAGACACCAGCCCCGCAGCCCTGGAAAGCAACGCTGCAAGCCTGCTGCACAATGCCGTGCGGTTGGTGCGCAGTGGCCAGGGCAGAAACAACATGGGTCACTGGCTGGCCCGCAAGTTGAAAGAAAGTGGCCTTGCCAGTGACAAGGCGCTCAGGGTGATGGAACAATACACCAGTGAGGTCATGGCCTTGACCGGACGCGGCGTGTACTCCCTTCAGGAAGCCCGGTGCAGTCTGGACAGCACCTACAGTTACGTCCCCCGCATGTGA
- a CDS encoding ArdC-like ssDNA-binding domain-containing protein produces MKKREFTQQEKDQYKAEKAAQMETFKTQCEQIFERLTERLKQGFSEELLAYLKYLATFHQYSYRNTILIQMQNPMATQVASYQDWKKRGRQVKKGEKGIRIMVPCTRKNPTTGEREMTGITFGTIFDVAQTEGQDLPTLAREVQGNFSHADLQTLVERCGYPVHFSDLGPDRGGYTDGKTIVINSNPARQPTPSHQTRTLIHEMAHCILHFDGVERSKEEKELEAEATAYAVCAHLGIDTLPLTANYLHIWSATAEDLQKAVSRVHKAIRGVLQRFEPQPEETPNAAD; encoded by the coding sequence ATGAAAAAGCGCGAGTTCACCCAGCAAGAGAAAGACCAGTACAAAGCCGAGAAAGCCGCCCAGATGGAAACCTTCAAAACCCAGTGCGAGCAGATTTTTGAGCGCCTCACCGAGCGCCTGAAACAGGGCTTCAGCGAAGAACTGCTGGCCTACCTCAAGTACCTCGCCACCTTCCACCAGTATTCCTACCGCAACACCATCCTGATCCAGATGCAAAACCCCATGGCCACCCAGGTGGCCAGCTACCAGGACTGGAAGAAACGGGGCCGCCAGGTCAAAAAAGGCGAAAAAGGCATCCGCATCATGGTGCCCTGCACCCGCAAAAACCCCACCACCGGCGAACGGGAAATGACCGGCATCACCTTCGGGACCATCTTCGATGTTGCACAAACCGAAGGGCAAGACCTGCCCACCCTGGCCAGAGAGGTGCAGGGCAACTTCAGCCACGCCGACCTGCAAACCCTGGTGGAGCGCTGCGGGTACCCGGTGCATTTCAGTGACCTCGGACCCGACAGGGGAGGGTACACCGATGGCAAAACCATCGTCATCAACTCCAACCCTGCACGGCAACCCACCCCCAGCCACCAGACCCGCACCCTCATTCACGAAATGGCCCACTGCATCCTGCACTTTGACGGGGTGGAACGCAGCAAAGAGGAAAAAGAACTCGAAGCCGAAGCTACCGCCTACGCCGTGTGTGCCCACCTCGGCATTGACACCCTTCCCCTCACCGCAAACTACCTGCACATCTGGAGCGCCACCGCCGAAGACCTGCAAAAAGCCGTCAGCCGCGTGCACAAAGCCATCCGGGGAGTCCTGCAAAGGTTTGAACCCCAGCCCGAAGAAACCCCCAACGCCGCCGACTGA